From the Deltaproteobacteria bacterium genome, one window contains:
- a CDS encoding HAD family phosphatase — protein MRIAIFPTQIYKTVTVRALIFDFDGVLVNTEPFHMKAWQEVAVELGFSFTREEYNARYIGLNDRDFITRLCEDKQYPLPPKLSKELIHKKATKTREIFSHTIPMIEGSEEFLKNSAKKYPLALVTGGLPDEVYFILDKKNWRKLFSVIVTAEDVVKGKPDPEGFLKAFGALQNACTWNPPLKKDECLIFEDSVHGSEAAKRAGIPCQIIKNTFAGITGSL, from the coding sequence CGTGACTGTTCGAGCCCTTATTTTTGATTTCGATGGTGTTCTGGTCAACACAGAACCGTTTCATATGAAAGCTTGGCAGGAAGTCGCAGTCGAACTCGGTTTTTCTTTCACTCGAGAGGAATACAACGCGCGCTATATCGGTCTCAACGACCGCGATTTTATCACGCGTCTTTGCGAGGACAAACAATATCCTCTTCCTCCAAAACTCTCCAAAGAATTGATCCACAAAAAAGCGACCAAGACGCGCGAAATTTTTTCTCACACCATTCCCATGATTGAAGGGTCTGAAGAATTTTTGAAAAACTCGGCCAAAAAATATCCTCTGGCTTTGGTAACCGGAGGACTCCCAGACGAAGTTTATTTTATTTTAGACAAAAAAAATTGGCGCAAACTTTTTTCCGTTATCGTCACCGCCGAAGATGTTGTCAAAGGAAAACCCGATCCCGAAGGGTTTCTAAAAGCCTTTGGTGCCCTTCAAAATGCGTGTACATGGAACCCACCCCTTAAAAAAGACGAGTGCCTGATCTTCGAAGACTCCGTTCACGGCTCCGAAGCGGCCAAGCGCGCCGGCATCCCGTGTCAGATTATCAAGAATACTTTCGCCGGCATTACCGGATCACTTTAA